CTTTccctgcgtctgtctgtctgtctgtcttgccTCCGTCTGTCCCGTGTGCCAGAGGAAAGAGGGCGTCTGGGACGACGGCGCTCTCCAGATCACCCAGCAGCTGCTGTCATCCAACCCTGACTTTGGAACCCTGTGGAACTACAGACGAGAGATCCTGATGCACCTGGAGACTGTGAAGTGAGAACACCACCTTTTTTAACTCTCCGCCCGTGAGTCCTCCGAGGCGGGACAGGAGGTGAGCTTCTTCTTTCCGTTTCCAGGGACGAGGATGAGGTGCAGAAGATTTACGAGGCCGAGCTGTCCTTCCTGGAGTCTTGTCTCAAAGTGAATCCCAAGTCCTACGGCAGCTGGCACCACCGGGGCTGGGTCTCCACCCGCCTGCCTCGACCCGACTGGGCCAAAGAACTGGGCCTGTGCGATCGCTGCCTGAGCCTTGACGACCGCAACTGTGAGTAACGCAGCAGAGAGATGAGAAATGGTAAGACGAGGTAAGATTATACAATGAGACGCAGTAAAAAGGAACAACATATTGGTCCCCCCCCTCCAGTCCACTGCTGGGATTATCGCCGGATGGTGGTGAAGAAGTCCGGCGTGCCGGTGGATCGAGAGCTGGCGTTCACCGACCGCCTCATCGGCTCCAACTTCTCCAACTACTCCAGCTGGCACTACCGCAGcacgctgctgccgctgctccaCCCGGAGTCCCCCGAGCCCCTGCCGTCACCGCGCCGAccgcccccccgctcctccccgCCGGCTTCCCCGCAGAACCACTCCCATCGCGTCTGCGAGGCGCAGCTCCTGAAAGGTGCGCTGCAGCAGCCCGGCAGCAGGGGGCAGTGTGGCGGCGTGTCGTGGCCACAGGGTCCGCTTCTGTTTCTATGGTTCCCCGTCGGGCTCTTTGAGCGTCTCTGCAGACGTGGCTCAAGGGGCTTACCCAGAATGCATAGCAACTTGCTGGGCTTTACTCACATTTATCATCattaatcattttgttttcagaatatGAGCTCGTGCAGAACGCTTTCTTCACCGACCCGAATGACCAGAGCGCCTGGTTCTACTACCGCTGGCTGCTCGGCAGGGGTGAGTCCTCCCCTCCACCTGTCGGGTGGTTGTTGTACTCTTGTCTgatggctgtctgtctgtcccagcGGAGCGCGAGGAGATGATCAGCTGTGTTCTGGTGAGCCGGGAGGAGGAGACCGTGACCGTGGCCTTCTCCAGGCCCGTCGACGTGAGCCGCTTCTCTTCTTCTGGTCTTTTTTAAAAGGACGTAACGCTTCCCGTCTGCTGCGTTTAACCACTCGGCTCCTTCTCCTAAGGCGCAGCCCGGCGGGTTGATGCTGTTGCTGGACGGTCAGCCGCAGACGGTTGAGTGGAGGAGCGTCCCCCCGCGCTTCAAGCACAGCCCGGTGTGGGTATCCTTCTCCGCCACATGCATTATTATCAACAGCTGTTTGACACCCCGACCTCGCTGggtccatttttcttttaaaaagcttttgtgTCGTCACGCTGCTTCCTCATTTCACCGTTAAACAATAATGGAATTGATTCAGTGGAGGCTGAAAGGATCCGTTGTCATGGCGACTGATGGCAGCGATGAGTTTGTTCATAATCGTGGCTCTTTGTTTCCccgtgtgatgatgatgatgataaaacaAAGGAGACCTATTTGGGGCTTTTGGACCTTGACGACCGTGACCTCAGATCTGTGACCTTCCTCCCGGGACCATCAGTGATGTCACCAACGAACACAACCTGACGGTTCACTGGATGGAGAGACACGCCCACAGGGACTGCGCTCTGTACACAGGTGATGCGCGGCGGACACGTTTACGCGCCCGCCCTCATTCGCCTCGACGCGCTCTGAACTTTGCCCTTTTCACCTCTGCAGGTCGGACTGAGAGCTGGTGTCGGGACTCCGCCACCGATCAGGAACTTTTCAGGTGCCTTTtacgcttttaaaaaaaatatgtgaatACTGTCTTCAAGGGTTCTGGggaaatatacaaaataaatattacatttatacTTGTGACATTATAGCACCATAAACACCAGTGTAGTAGTCCAGAGTACttctatttaagaaaatatgtgAAGAAAATCCCAATATACAACAGAAAGGAAGTGTGtcagtgtaatatatatatatatatatatatatatatatatacttaaatACATATGAACATACACGTATATATCAGTACTGGTCGTTAACGCCATCTTATGTACTATTAATTCGTCATAACCGTGATAATTATTTGTGTGTTATGTGAatcttttgttttacttctaCTGTAATCGATAGACCAGGTGCttgtgatgcattgtgggtatttAAGAAGTGCTTCCTCGGTGCGTAGGAGCGAGCTGTCGGTGGAGAAGACCTCGGTGTTACAGTCCGAGCTGCAGTCCTGCaaacagctgcaggagctggagccTCTCAACAAGTGTGAGTGTCCTCAAAGGCCTCCTAGCCTCCTAGCCTCCTAGCTCCTAAATAGGACATCTCAACAACTTCTACATTATATATAAATCTAACACGGCTCTCCATCGGCAGGGTGCCTGCTCACCATCATCCTCCTGATGAGGGCGCTGGACCCTCTGGGATACGAGAAGGAGACGCTGGCTCACTTCCAGACGCTGAGAGTGAGCGATGTGCTACTGTGCTTTTTAGTTAGGAAGCATGGAAGTGTCCTTCGTGATGACCCTTCCTtgagctcctttagcatagggaACACTGGAGCTTCATTTAGCATTGATGAGTAGCTAATTGCCTCCCACAATGCCTTGTGGCGGCATCATTTAAAGTCACGCACACTGAGGCGATGAAGTGACGTGTTCACGTGTTCATAACGTGTAGATGCTGAGACGTTGACACTTTAGTAGCTTCGTTCTGTGTCGATCGCTCGATCGAGCTACGCAGCTGTGACGTCACGGACGCGATGAAGCGTAGCTCAGTGAAAGGTTTTCGTCGCCTCTCCTTCACACCTTTCCTTGACCCTGCGACGCTTCCCACAGAGGTCAGGGAGAAGTGCGTAGGAAAGGAGGTTAGGAGGTCCCCTTTGTAGCTCCTGGACCCTCGTAGCCTGCAGCGGCGAGCAGGTAATGACATCGCCGTCTCCCCTCAGGAAGTGGACCTCATGCGCTCTGCGTACTACAGCGACCTGTGCAGCAAGTTCATGATTGAGAACACGGTCCTGAAGATGGAGTACGCTGAAGTGCGCGTCTTCAGCATCTCCGACAAGGCGGGTTCACGATCACACCGATGGATCTAATCTGCTCATTGCTCCCATGTAACAAGTCCTTCTTCTCCCCGAATAGAAGCTCACCACCTTATGCCACCTGGACCAGCTGTTACTGGTCACCCACATGAACCTGTCGTCCAATCAGCTGCAGCGACTGCCCCCCCAGTTCTCCATGCTGCAGTGCCTGGAGGTGAGAACATCCCatcatctcctcctcgctgAGCCGCCGTCCCTGTGATTAAACTGTTTCTTCTCCGCTGGCAGGTCCTGGAGGCTGAGAACAACTTGATAGAAGATCTGGAAGGCGTCTTTCACCTTCCCAGACTGGAGGAAGTCCTCTTGAAGAATAACAGTATCCTTCGATGTGGATTTGAGCTAAGACCGTCTAATACGGGCATAGAAACTAGTAATTAATGAGTGGAGGAGAAGGATTCACACGCGTCAAACCTGAGGACTAAATTATTCCATTAGGCACCACGGAAATCACCTGATCAAAGGTTTACCTAAATAATTATTCTCTtatgcaaatataaaaaatgtaattgcttTTTTAACACAAACTTCCTGCATTTATAGCGTTCTTTATCGTTGAGTGAAgctgttttctttgttctctTTAACACCAGACTCCTTTGATAAAAACCGTGATTTAATACCCAACGAACACCGGAGCTTCTggttacttcttcttcttcttcttctgagaaGTAGTAGTTTTCCTCCTCGTGCAGATCCTCTGGTTCCATTTGAATATTTAGGAGAATTTATTCACTTCCTTGTGCGAACGCCCCGCCCCTTAACCCAGCACCGCCCAGAAATCTCCACGCTGGCCGACCTGCGGCCGCTGGCCTCCTGCCCCAAGCTGAAGCGCCTGGATCTCCGTGGAAACCCCGTCAGcgggctggaggaggtggaggcggcgcTGACGGAGCTGCTGCCCTCGGTGGTCGACCTCCTGCTGTGATtgttcttggggggggggggtaggggggcaCTGGACTGTGGCTTGTTGCTTTAGAACGGTTTAATTTGAGAAAGTTTccttcacatgtttttttttatttgaaatgttgtgTAACGCCTTAAAATATTTGACACTCTACTGTTGCACAGTAAGTCACGATCCAGTAATAAAAGCGCACACATTGTGTCGCTGCCTTCACAAAAGCCTCTTGTGTTCGGCTGCAGATGTGCAATGAGTTCATGAGGTGACGCTAAAGGTGCGTCGAGCTTCATCAGGTTTCATCATTTCTAAATCTTCCGTTTAATCGTCTCATTCAGACTCGTTGAGACACGTAAACGCTTCAAACTGAATCATGAACCAAAACCACACCAAGAAACTCATCCGTCCCCCCAGCGGTGCTGCAGGAGGACTGTGGGGTTCATCCTCCGGGCACCATGAACCTTTATGGACAGACTCCCAGTTTGGACAAAGACTGCCAGTTTGGACAAAGACTCCCAGTATGGACAAAGACTCACAATCCCAGACTCCTCCAGTCCAGTTTTCGAGGTGAGGTCGGATCGGCCGCTCCcgccttttgtttattttcaacatttgcGTCACGTTCTGCAGGTGTTGCACATCCTTCTCACTGACGCAACGGcaggggggagatgggggaggaggagggggaggaggtggggtgggAGAGAGCAACCCGACCGGTCGACGCGGATGACTGGCGCTGCCTTTTTACGTTTCAGCGAAGCGGAGCGAGGGAGTGGCCCCGCCCACAAGGTGCCGTCGATGGCTGCATTCCATTCAGCTGCTTCAGAGGCACCTGCGCCTCTGAAACCTGCGCGTCATGAACGGGTGAATGGGAGCATTACTATAACTGCTTACAACAACACCCTTAATTAAGGAGAGTCACTAcctaagagaaaaaaacatttagctgTTAGTTTACGTTCacgtcatttcatttttcaataaaaattaaatgcaaaaatgaaataaacaaatgaatgtaATAACTCAATAAACGCTCCTCTTGATGTACTGATGAAGTGATGAAGTTTCATGTTGATTTCTACTCTTTAATTCGTTCTTCACCTGTCGTGTCTTGTGACTAAACTTCTCCTTAAATGAGTTTCTTCTCACTCTGATCCAAAAGTCAGGAGCTTCATTCCTTCATTCTGGAGGTTTGCTCTCATTCACAGACTCAgttattactttaaaaaatTGGAACCTGGCTTTATTAAATAGCCATATTCATGTTCTAGAAATGTATACAAAGTTACacagttaaataaaataaagccttTTTAACTCATAATGTAAATCCTCATCTCAACATCATTGATCTACTGATGAAATCTCGTATCGAAATCCAAGAATCAACTTCTTTAACCTCTTCAGTGCACAGTTTCTCACCAATGATCCTGTTGTCATACGTTATACATTCACGACAGGAGGAACTCATCGGCCGGGGGGGTGAACGGGGCcccggggcggcgggggggcgtgTCTCTCCTCACAGGTATTTAAAGGAGGTCTGAAGTCGCAGCGCGAGACGCAGCAACACGCAGATCATCAGGAGACTTCTTCCCCACGTGAGTCTGATCCAGCTGTTTACACATCTGTCTTTTAGGAATCACTCGTTTCAACTCGTTGAAATCTCGAATCTTCGTAGGAAGAATGAAAGGGAAGGTTTTGCTGTGTGTCGTGGTGTCAGGATTAAGCAAGAACCAGTGGGAAAGTTCTCCGTTTGGTGAAGCTGTTCTGCTCCCCGAATGGATTCACACTCTCCGACTGGGAGGGATCATTTTCCCTCACTGAAACATTCCCCTTGTCTTCCCGACTCCGACCTCCGAGCGCTTCATCAAACCAGTCAGAGGGAAACTTTTGCATTATTGGCTCAGGATCAGATAAGAAGTCAGCGTTTGTGTGATGGCTTCTCAGGGAAtgatgtgattgtggttggcgGTTGGTTCCCCCTTAGTTTTCCATGTTTCCCCCAGTttcccccgtttccccctctgtttccccctctgtttcctcctctgtttcctcctgttTCCCCCTCTGTTTCACCCGTTtcctcctgtttcctcctctgtttccccCTCTGTTTCCTCTTGTTTCCACCTCTGTTTCCCCCTCTACTTCcccctgtttcctcctctgtttcctcccgTTTCCCCCTCTGTTTCCCCGTTTCCCCATCTACTTCCCCCTCTGTTTCCTCTTGTTTCCACCTCTGTTTCCCCCTCTACTTCCCccgtttcctcctctgtttcctcccgTTTCCCCCTCTGTTTCCCCCTCTACTTCcccctgtttcctcctctgtttcctcccgTTTCCCCCTCTGTTTCCTCCCGTTTCCCCCTCTGTTTCCCCGTTTCCCCATCTACTTCcccctctgtttcctcctctgtttcctcctgttTCCCCCTGTGTTTCCCGCTGTTTCCCCAATCAAGCACTTAAGAGAgaagtaattttctcatagacttctataggcCCAGAAGAGTCGCCCCCCTGGTGGTCAAGAGGGAGAACGCAGCTTTAAGAGACTTGGCTCCACTCTTCAGGTGTGTAGCTCAACGCTCGCTCTGTTGGTGTAATCCGTAGCACACACGTGGGATAATCCTGGCATGTAAAGACATGTGGGAAGTGGGCAGGTCACTTCTTCATGTCGGCAGCTTCGGCTCCGGTTTCCCCTCCTAGTTTTCCTGGTGAAGTGCAGACATCTCTGCACggtgatctgtgtgtgttttccatttttttctttgccaCCCAAATATTTGCGGCGCAGCTTCTTTAACAGCCGCTACCTTTACCGCCAGGCAGCCAGTTCTCCTGGTTGTTgcatatttatttgatttagttTCTGTTCTGGGCCTCGTCTGCGTACTGTAAACATTCCTCAGCTGCCTGAGGCAGAACATGACGAGCTTTCTCCTGTGATTTATTCTCTCACACTCATGAATGTGGAGTCATTATCTGCCCTGATGTTGCTTCACCGgatcaacaaacacacagagtcaCCGTTGCCATGAAGTTGCATGTGGAAGGAGGGGGGTCTCCAGAGGGTCTTCAGGGGGTTTGTAGCATTTCTGAGATCGAGGCCAGAAAAGACGaagaaatgagaggagaggcagaggaagacgGGGAATCTAACCTTCGGTGTAAGAACTGCCCGTTTTAGTCCTCACATTAGATTCAGCGTCAGTGAATGAGAGACGAGTTCCTAACAATCCTCTGAATGAGGAGAGCTGAGGAACAAATCCTCCTCATGCAGCAACGATAGTGTtacttatataaataaatatatataggtAATATATTACATCATTAAAATACCTGCACTGTAGTTGAATTTGTGGGTAGGAGGCTTATTAATGTCACAACAAACACTGCGTGGTGCTGTTCAAACTCAGTTTAAAAAGTAATATAAAAGTAATGGCTAGATTAGATTTAGCTGGTATTTAAACCTAAAGATAAATGGTTGAAAAGATAAACAACGTCTTAAACGTGATCCATTGAGGAAGGAATTCACAGGGCTCATCTAACAGGGCCGGGAGCCCCTTTAATAAATCAttgacctttttcttttgtcatattaataatattgGTCTCCTTGATTGAGATCAGCTCTCTGTGGTAGTTTGAATCCGACCTTTTGAGGTGCTTGAAAACAATGTGGTCCTTCAGGAGAATCTGTGCACGGCGGCATTCCTCATGAGGGTTCCTCTTGAGCCGGTCCTCCCTGACCTCGGGCGGTTTCCACCCGCCCCCGAGCGCGAGGGAGCCtctgggaggggagaggaggaggcgcaggagaAGCCTGGCGAGGAGGGGAACGCGTGCGGCCGATGGCTCCGTAGAGTCTGCCCCTGCTGCTGCCCGAGGCCCAGCGACAATGACGCCACCGACGTTCTGATCGTCGGGGGCGACGAGACGGGCGGGATTGAAGGGCCAAACGCCGAGAAGCCGGGGACGGACAGCAGCGAGCTCCACGGTAAGCGCCGCCTCCACGTGCGTAGGCCGCGTGAGTACACAACGGCTCTCACACTTTGTTTCCTCGCAGACGTCCTCCTCACGGTGAAATCCATCGACCTGATGAAAAGCCAATCGGGGGCGAACCGCAGGGAGCACCACACGGACCGCTTCCAAAGTGAGAACCTCGTCATCCGCAGGGGGCAGACGTTCCAGATGTGGATAACGTTGTCCCGACCCTTCCGCCAGGACGCCGACAAACTCCACCTGGAGCTGAAGACAGGTCAGTGGTCTCCTTCAAATGTTCAGCGACATGAGCGATCTGTGCAGCTTcagagaagaagctgcagggaagaagctgcagagaagaagctgtagggaggaagctgtagagaagaagctgtagggaggaagctgtagagaagaagctgcagggagGAAGCTGTATGGAAGAAGCTTCATGGAGGaagctgtagagaagaagctgtagggATTAAGCTGTAGAGAAGAACCTTCAaggaggaagctgcagagaagaagccgcagagaagaagctgcagaagaagctgtagggaagaagctgcagagaggaagctgtagGGAGGaagctgtagagaagaagctgtagggGGGGAGCTGTAGGGAAGAAGCTGTAGGGAAGaagctgtagagaagaagctgtagagaagaagctgtaggggggaagctgtagagaagaagctgtagggaggaagctgtagagaagaagctgtaggggggaagctgtagagaagaagctgtagggaggaagctgtagagaagaagctgcagggagGAAGCTGTATGGAAGAAGCTTCATGGAGGAATCTGTTGAGAAGAAGCTGTAGGGATTAAGCTGTAGAGAAGAACCTTCAaggaggaagctgcagagaagaagccgcagagaagaagctgtagagaagaagctgtagggggggagctgtagagaagaagctgtagggaagaagctgtagagaagaagctgtagagaagaagctgtagagaagaagctgtagagaagaagctgtaggggggaagctgtagagaagaagctgtagggAAGAAGCTGCAGGGAGGAAGCTGTATGGAAGAAGCTTCATGGAGGAATctgtagagaagaagctgtagggATTAAGCTGTAGAGAAGAACCTTCAaggaggaagctgcagagaagaagccgcagagaagaagctgtagagaagaagctgtagggggggagctgtagagaagaagctgtagggaagaagctgtagagaagaagctgtagagaagaagctgtaggggggaagctgtagagaagaagctgtagggAAGAAGCTGCATGGAGGAAGCTGTATGGAAGAAGCTTCATGGAGGAATctgtagagaagaagctgtagggATTAAGCTGTAGAGAAGAACCTTCAaggaggaagctgcagagaagaagccgcagagaagaagctgtagagaagaagctgtagggggggagctgtagagaagaagctgtagggaagaagctgtagagaagaagctgtagagaagaagctgtaggggggaagctgtagagaagaagctgtagggAAGAAGCTGCATGGAGGAAGCTGTATGGAAGACGCTTCATGGAGGAATctgtagagaagaagctgtagggATTAAGCTGTAGAGAGGAACCTTCAaggaggaagctgcagagaagaagccgcagagaagaagctgtagagaagaagctgtagggaagaagctgtagagaagaagctgtagagaagaagctgtaggggggaagctgtagagaagaagctgtagggAAGAAGCTGTAGGGGGGAAACTGTAGAGAAGAAActgtagagaagaagctgtagggGGGAATCTGTACatgtatactgtatgtataatatgtacacatacatacattttaatgAGATTTCTTAAGCAGCTCAATTTAACGGTTTTCACTCAAACTGAGCGAACTCCCCATGAGATGTTTCTAGTTACACATCAACATGAACAAAGACAACGAGACGAGTCCACGGTTAAGAAacgaacaaagaaaacaattgatTTGAATCCCCCCCCTCGGGAGATGAGAGGTGATGGACCAGAGAGAAGTTCAGCCTGGTTTTACAGatagagagaaggggggagattTGTGGTTACTATTGCTATGGTAACAGTTCTGGTTGCTATGTTCCAGAGGGATGCCGGGTCCTCAGTCCCGCTCCTTCTGAAGATCCAGTCTGCCAgcgacccccccaacccctccctcGACAAACGCACACCAATAATAGATCGTGCCATtacacagctgtgtgtgacATTAAGTGAAGCTGAGGGCTGTAATTACTCCGTCTGGTTCACAGAAGCAGCCGTCATGAAATGTGACCTCGTGTTCACGGCGCGACACCGAGGGTTTAAAGTAGCAAACGTATCGGAAGTTGGGAAttggacatttatttatatataatgtgtttccttgggggggcggggagggggctAAAACCCACCGGAGAGACTTATGAAACGATTATGAAATACATGAAGAGGGTTAGAGTGACTCAATCGGTACACGGTCACTTGTGTTTCATGTGGATCACATGACTTTACTTTGGGATTTCTTTCCTGGTTTGTGGACTGGATGAAAAGCAGCCTGAGCAGCGTGACGGGACGTCCTGGACGTCCTGGACGTCTTTAAACCAGTTTTAAACCACCATCACTCTCGAGGTTCAAAAGCTGCATTCTGAGAGGAATCAGAGCCGATCTACAGCGGCTCGGTGGCTTCTTCTAACGTTCGAATGAGAGTTGTGGATCGTTGTGACTTTGTGGTTTGAGATCCAGTGTCTCTGTCCGGGGGGGACGTCGCTATTCTTAGAGCTGGAAGTgtaaagctgctgctctgctgggaGCAGGCGGTGTGTGGCCTCTTAGATCAtggcgaggggagggggggcatggggACATTTCATGGGCCTAACTACTCCATGGCCCGGGGCAGTCGCAGCTgtacttattatttattcatatgtgATGGACAGCCAGAGTCTGATGACGCTGTCACATCTGTCCATCAAACAAGCCGGGGTTGAGCTTTCCCCTCTCACCATCAATCACCATCAATCACCTCTACAGAGTTCAATGTTGGAAACCGAGTTggtttattgaatatttttggaCCAGTTTATGTTTGCAGCAGCCCACCAATTCAATGATGCTGGGGCCCTCAGCCgatcgccatggcaacgctgCTGGGGGCTCTGTTTGCACTCGGTGGGCCTCTGTGGATGGAGCGCAGAAAGCAGAGATGATGTCATTCATCTTGTTCCCTCCACAAAGATCCAGCGTGATTCTTCCTCTGGAGTATGATTGCAGGACAAAATGCTCGCATGTTTGGTTCAGCAAGATGATCGAAATCGAGCGCCGCTTTTATGACTTTTGGAACGTGAACACAACCTTCAGGAGTCAGATCGTCAGATCGTGACTTGTCAGGACACCACATTTAGGATTCACTCTGTTATATTTATTCCAAACATACCCCAGGAGACAGACTGCGGGTACGAGTGATGTAACCAATGAACTGTGAGGGTGTGAAGGATCGTTTCCAGGTGTTACAGTccctcctctcgcctcctcaGGGAAGCTGCCCACCGTGGCGAAGGGAACCCATGTGATCGTCCCGCTGGTGGAGGAGTTGGCTGACGACCGCTGGGAGGCCACCGTGGTCAAACAGGTGGACGAAAAGATAATGCTGTCGGTGAACTCGTCGCCCACGGCCGCCATCGGCCGGTATCGGCTCACGGTGGAAACCAACAGCGGCAACGGCGTGGGCGTCTCCAAACACGACGCGGCCAACGACGTCTTCCTGTTGTTCAACCCCTGGTGCGAAGGTAAAGCAAAAGACAAGAGGTTGACGTCTTTGGTTCGTACTCAGGGATTGGTCCAAATAAAGTATTCCTTCTGCTttcattatgctaagctaagctaaccggatgctggcatttagcatttagcaacATTCAGGATTTGACAGAAGTGTCTGAAAAAGAGTACAAACCTCCACAGACGCACAAATGAGTAGAACGTCTTCTGGTTCCTTCTCCTCAGACGACTCGGTGTTCATGGACTCTGAAAGCGAGCGGCAGGAATACGTCCTGAACGACATCGGGCGGATCTACTACGGGACTCAGAACCAGATCGGCGTGCGGACGTGGAGCTACGGACAGGTGAGGGGCGCTCCGTCGCCCTGCAGGTGCACTAACCGGGACAGATGAACTCACCCCTCCCTTTTCCTCCGTCGGCCGTTTCAGTTCAACGGCGGGATCCTGGCGGCCTGCGTCTACCTCCTGGAGAAGAGTGGCACCCCTGCGTCCGGGTGGAGCGACCCCGTCAACGTGGTGCGGGTCATCTCGGCAATGGTGAGACTCCTGTTCCGCTCAAGAACCCTGGGGACCCTGAATCGGGTCAACAAGTTCCACACCTGTGTGGATCAGCAGGGCGCTTTAATATGTCAACACCTTTGGCAGGATGGCCACGACCTCTCGCACAAACGTTCATTGTCCCCAGAGGACGAACCCTATTGATCTTGGCGGTGCTCCGACTCTTTGGCATTCCTGTTgttggggggggttgatgggtACAACCATTCCCCATTAGGGCGTCTTAGCGCTAATCAGCGACTCTTATCATGATGCTATGCACACAAAGCTCTTTCCTCATTCTCTTCACGTAGATCAACTCCAGTGATGACGGTGGAGTCGTGATGGGGAACTGGTCAGGTGACTACGCAGGCGGAACCAGTCCGACCGTCTGGAGCGGGAGCGTCGAGATCCTGAAGCAGTaccacgacggcggcggcgCCCCCGTGCGGTTCGGCCAGTGCTGGGTGTTCGCCGGGGTCTTCACCACAGGTCAGCACGCCACCGCAACCGTAGCGATCGATTCAATCCGAACCGGCCGGTCAGATCTGAATTAGTTATTTTAGCGTTAACACATTCACAGATTAGTACATATAACATTTTTAATTGTGCAAAAActggaagccgcagtcatccagacgcacttcaAGTACAAGGCGACGGATGACGTCATGAACCCGAACACAACGCCGTTTGCGgttccgacgtttgtgtaattcacacaacaaataaagagcagacattgtggttatttattgccGTGCTGGATAGCGGAAACCGTCGAGTAATGGAgacaagccacgccccctttcaggGGCGAATAAAGCGAAACAACTAGTCGGCGAGTAAAACGTTTGGTGTGAACGCGGCGTAACAGAGACAATAATAAGCAAACATtgatatttgtatatatatctaacatgtatttgtatgtatgtgtgtgtgtttgaccatGTGACGTCTTCTGACAGGGACAGTAATGTAGGATCCCACGCTGCAGgcgtttgacctctgacctctgcttgCCCTCCAGTCTTGCGCTGCTTTGGCATT
This Gasterosteus aculeatus chromosome 8, fGasAcu3.hap1.1, whole genome shotgun sequence DNA region includes the following protein-coding sequences:
- the rabggta gene encoding geranylgeranyl transferase type-2 subunit alpha — encoded protein: MHGRVKVKSTAQQEEEKRKEREKKLKIYVAARDACFSKRKEGVWDDGALQITQQLLSSNPDFGTLWNYRREILMHLETVKDEDEVQKIYEAELSFLESCLKVNPKSYGSWHHRGWVSTRLPRPDWAKELGLCDRCLSLDDRNFHCWDYRRMVVKKSGVPVDRELAFTDRLIGSNFSNYSSWHYRSTLLPLLHPESPEPLPSPRRPPPRSSPPASPQNHSHRVCEAQLLKEYELVQNAFFTDPNDQSAWFYYRWLLGRAEREEMISCVLVSREEETVTVAFSRPVDAQPGGLMLLLDGQPQTVEWRSVPPRFKHSPVWICDLPPGTISDVTNEHNLTVHWMERHAHRDCALYTGRTESWCRDSATDQELFRSELSVEKTSVLQSELQSCKQLQELEPLNKWCLLTIILLMRALDPLGYEKETLAHFQTLREVDLMRSAYYSDLCSKFMIENTVLKMEYAEVRVFSISDKKLTTLCHLDQLLLVTHMNLSSNQLQRLPPQFSMLQCLEVLEAENNLIEDLEGVFHLPRLEEVLLKNNKISTLADLRPLASCPKLKRLDLRGNPVSGLEEVEAALTELLPSVVDLLL